GGTTTTTGCGGACTTTCTCGCCGGCACCGCCCTCGAACAGCACGTTGTCCGGCAACACGACGGCGGCACGGCCGTTGATTTTGAGCAGTGTGAACATGTGTTGGAGGAAGTTAAGCTGTTTGTTGCTGGTCGAGGTCCAGAAGTCTTCGCGCACGATGACTTGGTCGTCCTTTTCAGTATCGCCTTCCTCGTTTACGAAAAGCAGGCTCTGGCTTTTGCCGAACGGCGGATTCGCGAGGATCATCGTGTATTCTTTACTCCACGGTGCCGCTAAGCTGTCATGACCGGAGTGGACGACGATCTTGTCGCCGCCGATGCCGTGCAGGTAAACGTTCATCGCGCACATGCGGGCGACCTTGGGTGAAAGCTCCATGCCTTCGACAAGTTCTTCGCGTAGCGATCGCTTCTCGTCGCGGTTTAGTTCCTTGTCGTACCTGTCGAGCACGTAGTTGTAAGCCGTGAAAAGAAAACCACCTGTGCCGGCCGCGGGGTCGCAGATGCGATCCTGCGGTGTGGGCTGCATGACTTCGACCATCGCCTGGATCACGGCGCGGGTGGTGAAGTATTGGCCTGCGCCCTTGGTTGATTCCGACGCGGAACGTTGGAGCAATTCTTCGTAGATTGTGCCCTTCACGTCAACGGGAAGGCTCAGCCAATCTTCCTTATCGATCAGGTTAACGATGAGTTGTTTCAGCAACGCCGGGTTATGGATGTCGCAGCGGGCGCCTTTGAAGATGACGCCCAACATGCCGGGCTTCAGCGCGAGTTTTTCGATTGAGTCGCTGTATTGCTTTTCCAGCGCGGCGCCGTCGAGCGGCAGCAAGGCTTTCCAACCGAGGTCGGGGGGCACGATGGGCGGCTGCTTGTAGGGCTCCTCAGTTAGCTGGTCGGCCATCTTGAGAAACAGCAACATCGTGAGTTGCTCGACGTATTCGACGCAACTGAGCCCGGCTTGCTGCAAGACTCCGGCATAACTCCATGCCCGTTTGCCAATTTGAGATGAGTCGATCATGAAAGTCTTTCGCTCAAGGATTGGCGGCGGCACGTTTGCGCGACGACTTGGGCTTGCTGAGTTTTCGATCCTTGACGGCCTGCTTAGCCCTTTCTTGGCGCTCGACGGCGATACGCGTTAGCAGTTCGCTAGCGGGTTCGTCGCTCGGGTCCTGAGGGACGAGTTGGCCGGTAAAGGCGTGGCGGAGGATTGATTGACGCAATCCCTGAGCGCTCTTCAGTTTCGCTTCTAGATCCGATTCGAGGTGGTCTATGATGGAGATTTGGTCTTCAACGGCATCGACAATGGCTTCTTGCTCGGCGAGTGGGGGCAATGGAAATGTAATTTGCTCAACGATGCTCTTGTTCATCGCAGGCTGATTATTTCCTGAGCCTAGCTGACGTGTCTGTTCGTAGCGAAAGAGCAGCCAGAAGTAGATGAACTCCGAAGGTATAGGGGTATCCGAAACCCAAACCGCCGCGCAATTCTGATTGTTGCAAGCGGCGATCTTCAGTATACCCG
The Deltaproteobacteria bacterium genome window above contains:
- a CDS encoding SAM-dependent DNA methyltransferase, coding for MIDSSQIGKRAWSYAGVLQQAGLSCVEYVEQLTMLLFLKMADQLTEEPYKQPPIVPPDLGWKALLPLDGAALEKQYSDSIEKLALKPGMLGVIFKGARCDIHNPALLKQLIVNLIDKEDWLSLPVDVKGTIYEELLQRSASESTKGAGQYFTTRAVIQAMVEVMQPTPQDRICDPAAGTGGFLFTAYNYVLDRYDKELNRDEKRSLREELVEGMELSPKVARMCAMNVYLHGIGGDKIVVHSGHDSLAAPWSKEYTMILANPPFGKSQSLLFVNEEGDTEKDDQVIVREDFWTSTSNKQLNFLQHMFTLLKINGRAAVVLPDNVLFEGGAGEKVRKNLLEKCNVHTLLRLPTGIWYSPGVKANVLFFDKKEGRPDPWTDKLWVYDLRTNKHFTQKQSPITRQDFDEFVECYKPGKIHDRKPTWSEANPDGRWRCYTYEEILKRDKLSLDLFWIKDQSLTDTDSLPHPQVLATEIADELETAFDLFTKIAGKLAHRGP